GCGGTACTCGTAGACCCTCATTAGCCTTGATATCTCTGCTCCAACATCCCTCCCCCTAACAGCCTCCGAGATCTTGTCGAAGATATCGGGGTACTGTTCGCGGAGCCGTGCAGCATCTGCTACAAGACTGTCTAGCTTCCGTAGAAGCTCCCGGTACCGTTCATCATCACCACTAGCCTTGGCCTCCTCTACCTGCCTCTTAACCTCCTCTATATCGGCCAACGTATGCGTTATAGCGTATATCGCGCCTATCCAATGGTCAGGCTTAATACCGGGCGGGGGCTCCTCGAAGCCACCAGCAATGTAGCCATAGGCCATTACTGCTACCTGGCGACCGAGATCGTTTATGTAGAACCTTGTTTGCACCACGTGGCCTCTTGCACGCAACATTCTCGCAAGAGTATCTCCGAGGCTTGCATTTCTTGCATGCCCTATGTGTAGTGGATGTACAGGATTAGCACTCGTGTGCTCTATGACTATGCGCATAGGCTTATCGGTCTTGATAATACCGTAGCTCTCCCCGTCAAGCCTAGCAGCGTTGAAGATAAGCTTTGCAGCCTCCGCTGCATTCAGTTTGATGTTGAGGTATCCACGCACAAATAATACATCCTTTACGATGGTGCTTCCTGCGAGTACCTGCTTAACTTTCTCTACAAGCTCCCCGATACCCACACGGTATTTCTTCGCGAACCTCGCCAGTGGTACACCATAGTCTCCAAGCTCCGGGTTGGGAGACTCATATACTATGTACTCTACCTCCCTACCATCAATCTCTACGTCGAATGATGAGAGTGCTTCTCTAATAGCTCTAGCAAGCAGCTTGTGCGGAGTATTAGCGTAAACCTCCAGCGACGCCTTTGTCAAGGGAACCGCCTACCCCGCAACACGTGGTAAAGGTACAAGGCTAGGGGGATCTCATGGTCTAGCTCCTAGCCTCGGACTCTCTTAGGGCTTCAACTATCTTCTCGAAGACTTGATTCCAGGTAACGTTCTTTATCCTAACCCTCTTAGTTTTCTCTCGCGTACCGTATACTATGTCTATCATTGAGGGCGAAACCCCTAGGAGCCTCGAGAAGAACATTACTATGCTTGCATTAACCCTTCCCTCTACGTCTAACTCCTCAGTGTAGAATACCAGCTCGCCAAGCTCCATGCGCAGCCCGGTAAATGATGCCTCGGGCTTAACATAGAGGGTTACGTCTACGTAACCGTCTCCCTCCGTAATGTGTTTCCTGAGTGCCTCCTCCACCGCTACTACACCCCAAACCCGGAAGACGACGTAGGCTTCTCATAAAAGCATACTAGTGGCTAACTGTATACAGCCTAACGGGTGTTGTTGCTGCAGGGACCCCGTTTCTACGAGATTGTTGAGCCTCATATGCCTATTACGAAGCTGGTTAAGCTCCTAGCCGTAAAGTCCATAGAGCACGCTATCGTCATTGATGACGGCATAATTATTGGCGTCGTCTCTGTAAAGGATGTTGCAAGACACATTGTCAGAGCTTTTGAAGCTGCAGGCTCTGTCGAAGCACTCAACCTGAATGCCATACTTGGGGATGTTGTAGCCAGTATTATGAGCAGGCCCCCCTACGTGGTATCCGGCCCGCTTGACTACTGCAGAGCTGCTAGCATAATGCTGAGCAAGGGAATAGGCATCTTACCAATTGTAGATTCTTCAGGCTCTTTCCTGGGAGCCATAACCGAGCTGGACTACGCATTGCAGAGCCTCAAGCTTGACGCGCAAGCTAGCCGTTATGCTACCGGTAAGGTGATTCTCGGTGACCCCGACGAACCCATTATAGAGGCACTGGGTAGGATGTACGAGCATGGTTTTAGGAGGCTACCCCTACGCGTAGGTGAGGACTACTACATGGCTACAATGCAGTCCCTACTCCTTGCTATAGCCAGGAGACCTCACATGGAAACACTCTTAGAGAAGGCATATAGGTACTCGACACCAGCAACAATACTTGATGCCGACACGGCTAGTATAGCCAATGCTGCAGAAACAATACTCTCCATACCCGAGCGCGCCATATTGCTTAGAAGCGCTGACAAGATTAGCATACTAACCGAGCGCGACCTAGTGAGAGCCTACAGGGATGAACACTGCTAGAAGGAGAAGGGCGTCACATTATGCCGGTCTACCCTCTAGCTCCGATCGTGGTCTTAGCCACCGCGTTAATATACTTCCTAACTGCGAGGCTCTTGTGTGGTGCAAAGCATGGAGAAAGGCCTAGCAGAGAGAAGACCTAAGCAATACTATGTGGAGGACATTGAAAGACTCTGGATAGAGTATGATAGGCAAACCGATACTCTCTACATATACTTCGCCGATAAGAACGAGGAGCCCGAGGAGGCTCTACTAGTAGGGGAAGACATCATCGTAGGAGTTAAGGGGGATAAACTGCTAAGCATAACGGTTAACGAGTTTTCGAGGAGAATAGGGCTGGAGAAATACTAGTTGTCAGCTAAGGACGCTATCCTCCGTGCCCAGCTACCTACCATGGTTCCAAGATGCTAGCCGATGAAGAGCCGTGTTTCAACGAGCCTTAGCGCGATGAAGAAGCCGCGGCCGTCTCTGAGGCTTAGGGTTCTTTAACGTTTTTCGCTCTCCGTGTAGCCTGGTATGCTGCTCCTATCTGCGTAGTGTACTATGTAGTAGCGCGGCTTTAGCTTCAATACTATGTAGTTGAACGCTTTCCAGGGATCACTGTTTGCACCACAAGTGTACACGTCCACAGTAGCATAGCCATAGTCGGGCCATGTGTGAATTGATATGTGGCTCTCAAGCACCAGGGCGATGACAGAGACACCGCCATGGAACCCAGTAAACTTCCACGTCTTAATGTCCACTAGGTTCATGTTTGCAACTCTAGCAGCTTCTACTACGATGTCCTTTAACAACTCCTCATCCCAGAGCTTCTCCTCGTCAACACCATAGAGGTTCCCATAGACATGCTTACCGACGATAAGGTCTCCGCCCGCCTCCCTACCACCCTTCTTTACGTTTTGTTGCACAGCCATTGCTCATCACTACCTTTTCGCTTGTTAAATTTGTGCCGCCGAGTGTAGGAAACCCCGCCATAAGAGAGTTTTTCACCTTTACGCAGCCAGCATATAAACCCCAGCTCGCAACAACTAGCACTTAAACCCCTCAACAATGAGGTTTAGACGCTCAGCGAGCCGACAAACTTCGTCCACAGGTACCACCGCAACAGCACCATCTTCGCCATAGAGTATTGCTATGCCGCTTACAACCTTTGCCTTAAACCTCACAGGCTTCGATGGCCTTGCTAGTTCCAGTATTTCTGGCAGCCGTACAGTCTTCTTCTGCTTCCGAGCAGGCATAGCTTC
This DNA window, taken from Hyperthermus butylicus DSM 5456, encodes the following:
- a CDS encoding CBS domain-containing protein, with protein sequence MLQGPRFYEIVEPHMPITKLVKLLAVKSIEHAIVIDDGIIIGVVSVKDVARHIVRAFEAAGSVEALNLNAILGDVVASIMSRPPYVVSGPLDYCRAASIMLSKGIGILPIVDSSGSFLGAITELDYALQSLKLDAQASRYATGKVILGDPDEPIIEALGRMYEHGFRRLPLRVGEDYYMATMQSLLLAIARRPHMETLLEKAYRYSTPATILDADTASIANAAETILSIPERAILLRSADKISILTERDLVRAYRDEHC
- the speD gene encoding adenosylmethionine decarboxylase is translated as MAVQQNVKKGGREAGGDLIVGKHVYGNLYGVDEEKLWDEELLKDIVVEAARVANMNLVDIKTWKFTGFHGGVSVIALVLESHISIHTWPDYGYATVDVYTCGANSDPWKAFNYIVLKLKPRYYIVHYADRSSIPGYTESEKR
- a CDS encoding DUF167 domain-containing protein, whose translation is MEEALRKHITEGDGYVDVTLYVKPEASFTGLRMELGELVFYTEELDVEGRVNASIVMFFSRLLGVSPSMIDIVYGTREKTKRVRIKNVTWNQVFEKIVEALRESEARS
- a CDS encoding DUF2283 domain-containing protein; protein product: MEKGLAERRPKQYYVEDIERLWIEYDRQTDTLYIYFADKNEEPEEALLVGEDIIVGVKGDKLLSITVNEFSRRIGLEKY